Proteins encoded together in one Coffea arabica cultivar ET-39 chromosome 2c, Coffea Arabica ET-39 HiFi, whole genome shotgun sequence window:
- the LOC113726519 gene encoding FAD-linked sulfhydryl oxidase ERV1 isoform X1: MIEPITTLIRSFIPVYERSGFLKLIMMVYDSFLAAFICPTPEYTMSQNPFQSLFGALLNVSNCIQTHLSQFISFPHNNNPTTRTNHYSFPLFSLSSSLPGISEPKQSYLNPANTLLLRPAGQPPEKDKAAGPVTKEELGRATWTLLHTLAAQVLHNLSSCVPILVPIFGVVFSTISRYPEKPTRQQKKDVKELMAILSRMYPCKECADHFKEVLRVNPVQAGNQHEFSQWLCHVHNVVNRSLGKLVFPCERVDARWGKLDCEQRACDLQGDENPWE; this comes from the exons GTCATTTATTCCGGTCTATGAACGGTCTGGATTCCTAAAACTCATCATGATGGTTTATGATAGTTTTCTCGCGGCATTCATTTGTCCAACCCCGGAGTACACAATGTCCCAAAACCCGTTCCAATCTCTCTTCGGGGCGCTCTTAAACGTCTCCAACTGCATTCAAACTCATCTCTCCCAATTCATAAGCTTCCCCCATAACAACAACCCAACCACCAGGACAAACCACTATTCCTTCCCAttattttctttatcttcatcTTTGCCTGGAATTTCAGAACCAAAGCAATCATACCTCAATCCTGCCAACACTCTTTTACTCCGGCCGGCTGGACAGCCACCCGAAAAG GATAAAGCAGCTGGTCCTGTGACTAAAGAAGAGCTTGGGAGGGCCACTTGGACTCTTCTTCACACTCTTGCTGCTCAGGTCCTTCATAATCTTAGTTCGTGTGTCCCTATTCTTGTTCCCATTTTCGGAGTTGTGTTTAGCACCATCTCTCGT TATCCAGAAAAGCCAACTAGGCAACAAAAGAAGGATGTAAAAGAACTG ATGGCAATATTGTCCCGTATGTACCCTTGTAAGGAATGTGCGGATCACTTCAAAGAAGTTTTGAG AGTAAATCCTGTACAGGCTGGAAACCAGCACGAGTTCTCCCAATGGTTATGTCATGTACACAACGTTGTGAACAGAAG CCTGGGTAAGCTGGTATTTCCCTGTGAACGAGTAGATGCGCGGTGGGGTAAGCTTGACTGTGAGCAGCGAGCCTGCGATCTGCAAGGGGACGAGAATCCTTGGGAATGA
- the LOC113726520 gene encoding uncharacterized protein, translating to MSSSKEAASSSHIVEEDDDELLLYGSGSGWVEALTHCDHLDTLSSDLTHIPPPDTPCYRCEHPQENWLCLSCEDVLCSRFVNKHMLEHYRQQNNHCLALSYSDLSVWCFSCDAYLDAQVILPLRPVYETAYILKFGEAPPFRALVDLHLADHKAEGSSSGGQS from the exons ATGAGCAGCAGCAAGGAGGCTGCATCGTCTTCTCACATCGTAGAAGAAGACGATGACGAACTTCTCCTATACGGGTCCGGATCCGGTTGGGTGGAGGCCCTGACCCACTGCGATCACCTTGATACCTTATCCTCCGACCTCACACATATTCCACCCCCAGATACTCCTTGCTACAG GTGCGAACACCCTCAAGAGAACTGGCTCTGCTTAAGCTGCGAAGATGTGCTCTGTAGCCGTTTTGTTAATAAACACATGCTTGAGCATTATCGTCAACAAAATAATCATTGTTTGGCACTTAGCTACAG CGATCTATCAGTCTGGTGTTTCTCCTGCGACGCATATTTGGATGCTCAAGTAATCTTGCCGCTGCGACCAGTTTATGAAACTGCATACATTCTCAAATTTGGTGAAGCTCCGCCCTTCCGGGCGCTCGTGGATTTGCACCTAGCTGACCACAAGGCAGAGGGTTCGTCTTCTGGGGGGCAGTCTTAA
- the LOC113726519 gene encoding FAD-linked sulfhydryl oxidase ERV1 isoform X2, with the protein MIEPITTLIRSFIPVYERSGFLKLIMMVYDSFLAAFICPTPEYTMSQNPFQSLFGALLNVSNCIQTHLSQFISFPHNNNPTTRTNHYSFPLFSLSSSLPGISEPKQSYLNPANTLLLRPAGQPPEKDKAAGPVTKEELGRATWTLLHTLAAQYPEKPTRQQKKDVKELMAILSRMYPCKECADHFKEVLRVNPVQAGNQHEFSQWLCHVHNVVNRSLGKLVFPCERVDARWGKLDCEQRACDLQGDENPWE; encoded by the exons GTCATTTATTCCGGTCTATGAACGGTCTGGATTCCTAAAACTCATCATGATGGTTTATGATAGTTTTCTCGCGGCATTCATTTGTCCAACCCCGGAGTACACAATGTCCCAAAACCCGTTCCAATCTCTCTTCGGGGCGCTCTTAAACGTCTCCAACTGCATTCAAACTCATCTCTCCCAATTCATAAGCTTCCCCCATAACAACAACCCAACCACCAGGACAAACCACTATTCCTTCCCAttattttctttatcttcatcTTTGCCTGGAATTTCAGAACCAAAGCAATCATACCTCAATCCTGCCAACACTCTTTTACTCCGGCCGGCTGGACAGCCACCCGAAAAG GATAAAGCAGCTGGTCCTGTGACTAAAGAAGAGCTTGGGAGGGCCACTTGGACTCTTCTTCACACTCTTGCTGCTCAG TATCCAGAAAAGCCAACTAGGCAACAAAAGAAGGATGTAAAAGAACTG ATGGCAATATTGTCCCGTATGTACCCTTGTAAGGAATGTGCGGATCACTTCAAAGAAGTTTTGAG AGTAAATCCTGTACAGGCTGGAAACCAGCACGAGTTCTCCCAATGGTTATGTCATGTACACAACGTTGTGAACAGAAG CCTGGGTAAGCTGGTATTTCCCTGTGAACGAGTAGATGCGCGGTGGGGTAAGCTTGACTGTGAGCAGCGAGCCTGCGATCTGCAAGGGGACGAGAATCCTTGGGAATGA
- the LOC113726521 gene encoding small ribosomal subunit protein uS14z/uS14y/uS14x, with translation MGHSNIWNSHPKNYGPGSRACRVCGNSHGIIRKYGLMCCRQCFRSNAKEIGFIKYR, from the exons ATGGGACACTCCAACATCTGGAATTCTCACCCTAAGAACTACGGCCCTGGCTCTCGCGCCTG CCGTGTGTGTGGAAACTCCCATGGTATTATCAGAAAGTATGGCCTGATGTGCTGCAGACAATGCTTCCGCAGCAATGCTAAGGAGATTGGATTCATTAAG TATCGTTGA
- the LOC113726519 gene encoding FAD-linked sulfhydryl oxidase ERV1 isoform X3, whose translation MTDITDKAAGPVTKEELGRATWTLLHTLAAQYPEKPTRQQKKDVKELMAILSRMYPCKECADHFKEVLRVNPVQAGNQHEFSQWLCHVHNVVNRSLGKLVFPCERVDARWGKLDCEQRACDLQGDENPWE comes from the exons ATGACAGATATAACG GATAAAGCAGCTGGTCCTGTGACTAAAGAAGAGCTTGGGAGGGCCACTTGGACTCTTCTTCACACTCTTGCTGCTCAG TATCCAGAAAAGCCAACTAGGCAACAAAAGAAGGATGTAAAAGAACTG ATGGCAATATTGTCCCGTATGTACCCTTGTAAGGAATGTGCGGATCACTTCAAAGAAGTTTTGAG AGTAAATCCTGTACAGGCTGGAAACCAGCACGAGTTCTCCCAATGGTTATGTCATGTACACAACGTTGTGAACAGAAG CCTGGGTAAGCTGGTATTTCCCTGTGAACGAGTAGATGCGCGGTGGGGTAAGCTTGACTGTGAGCAGCGAGCCTGCGATCTGCAAGGGGACGAGAATCCTTGGGAATGA